From Salvia splendens isolate huo1 chromosome 3, SspV2, whole genome shotgun sequence, a single genomic window includes:
- the LOC121796209 gene encoding lupeol synthase-like yields the protein MWRLKIAEGGGKWLTTTNDHVGRQHWEFDPEGGTPEERAQVEIMRQEFKKNRFRIKQSADLLMRMQLRKENPGGEIPTAVKLKEAEKITKEATATTLQRAISFYSSIQAHDGHWPAESTGALFFLPMMVMALYLTGGIDDALSPAHQVEIKRYIYNHQNEDGGWGFHIMGPSTTFGSLLNYITLRLLGEGPEGGEDGAMANGRKWILDHGGAVGIASWGKFWLSVLGIYEWDGCNPIPPEFWLLPKSSPVHPGKLLCYCRLVYMPMSYLYGKRFVGPITGLIQSMREEIYTEPYHKINWNKARNTCAKEDLYYPHPLVQDTLWGFLHHLGEPVLQRWPFSKLREKAMGLAMKHIHYEDNNTRYLCIGNVEKALCLLACWVEDPGSEACKRHLARLPDYFWLAEDGLKMQTFGCQMWDAAFAIQAILSANLSQEFAQTLKKAHGFIKASQVRDNPPGDYQAMYRHTSKGAWTFAIQDHGWQVSDCTSEGLKCALLLSKMAEEEVGKGLEMERIYDAVNVILSLQSDNGGFPAWEPNEAPRWLEKFNPTEFFEDTLIEREHVECTSSAVQALAMFRKMHKGYRSKEIEISIARGIQYIDDVQERDGSWTGYWGICFTYGAWFAVEALAACGKTYDNSPSLRKACKFLLSKQLEDGGWGESYLSNRDKVYTNLEGNRSNLVQTSWALLSLMKAGQGGIDPEPVHRGIRLLINSQMEDGDFPQQGDMTGAFMKNCTLNYSSYRNIFPIWAIGEYHRLVLGA from the exons ATGTGGAGGTTGAAGATTGCAGAAGGGGGCGGGAAGTGGCTGACGACAACGAACGATCATGTCGGAAGACAACACTGGGAATTTGATCCAGAAGGCGGAACTCCAGAGGAACGAGCTCAAGTTGAAATTATGCGACAAGAATTCAAGAAAAACAGGTTTCGTATCAAACAAAGTGCCGACCTCCTCATGCGCATGCAG TTGAGAAAGGAGAATCCAGGCGGCGAGATCCCAACCGCCGTAAAACTGAAAGAAGCAGAGAAAATTACAAAAGAAGCCACCGCCACGACACTACAACGCGCCATCAGTTTCTACTCATCCATCCAAGCCCACGATGGCCACTGGCCGGCCGAGTCCACCGGCGCTCTATTTTTCCTCCCTATGATG GTGATGGCCTTGTACTTAACCGGAGGTATCGACGATGCCCTTTCGCCAGCGCATCAGGTTGAGATCAAACGGTACATATACAACCATCAG AATGAAGATGGAGGTTGGGGTTTCCACATAATGGGCCCCAGCACAACATTTGGCTCTTTGCTCAATTATATAACACTGAGGTTGCTCGGGGAAGGACCGGAAGGCGGGGAGGATGGGGCGATGGCGAACGGCCGGAAATGGATTCTCGACCATGGCGGCGCAGTCGGGATTGCGTCGTGGGGGAAGTTCTGGCTCAGT GTGTTGGGAATTTACGAGTGGGATGGCTGCAATCCGATACCGCCGGAGTTTTGGTTGCTCCCGAAATCGTCACCGGTTCATCCAG GGAAATTGTTGTGCTATTGTAGATTGGTGTACATGCCAATGTCATATTTATATGGAAAGAGATTTGTGGGGCCGATCACTGGATTGATTCAATCTATGAGAGAAGAGATTTACACCGAACCGTATCATAAAATCAATTGGAACAAAGCTCGAAACACTTGCGCAAAG GAAGATCTTTACTATCCTCACCCATTAGTCCAAGATACGTTGTGGGGTTTCCTTCACCATTTGGGAGAGCCAGTGCTGCAGCGATGGCCGTTTTCGAAGCTAAGAGAGAAAGCAATGGGACTTGCAATGAAGCATATTCATTACGAGGACAACAACACTAGATACCTTTGCATAGGAAATGTTGAGAAG GCGTTGTGTTTGTTGGCTTGCTGGGTGGAGGATCCCGGTTCGGAGGCGTGCAAACGCCATCTTGCTCGTTTACCGGACTATTTCTGGCTAGCCGAAGACGGCCTTAAAATGCAG ACGTTTGGTTGTCAAATGTGGGACGCTGCGTTCGCAATCCAAGCTATTCTGTCGGCTAATCTTTCTCAAGAATTTGCACAAACACTGAAAAAGGCACACGGCTTTATAAAAGCCTCGCAGGTTCGTGACAACCCGCCCGGGGATTATCAAGCCATGTACCGCCACACTAGTAAAGGCGCTTGGACCTTCGCTATACAGGACCATGGCTGGCAAGTCTCGGACTGCACGTCCGAAGGACTCAAg TGTGCACTCCTACTATCTAAAATGGCTGAGGAAGAGGTGGGAAAAGGACTCGAAATGGAGCGCATCTACGATGCTGTCAATGTCATCTTGTCTCTACAGAGCGACAATGGCGGATTCCCGGCATGGGAGCCTAACGAAGCACCCAGATGGTTGGAG aAATTCAACCCCACGGAGTTCTTTGAAGATACTCTGATTGAACGAGA ACATGTGGAATGCACGTCGTCGGCCGTACAGGCGCTAGCAATGTTCAGAAAGATGCACAAGGGCTACAGAAGTAAGGAGATTGAGATCAGCATTGCCAGGGGAATTCAGTACATAGACGACGTTCAGGAGCGTGATGGTTCTTG GACTGGTTATTGGGGCATATGTTTCACCTATGGTGCATGGTTTGCTGTGGAAGCATTGGCAGCATGTGGAAAAACATATGACAACTCTCCCTCACTCAGAAAAGCATGTAAATTTCTTTTGTCTAAACAGTTGGAAGATGGTGGATGGGGTGAGAGTTATCTCTCTAACAGAGACAAG GTATACACTAATCTTGAAGGTAACAGATCAAACTTGGTGCAAACTTCATGGGCTTTGTTGTCACTAATGAAAGCTGGACAG GGTGGTATTGATCCGGAGCCCGTACATCGTGGGATAAGATTGCTGATAAATTCACAAATGGAAGATGGGGACTTTCCCCAGCAG GGTGATATGACTGGAGCATTTATGAAAAATTGCACTCTCAACTATTCATCTTATCGGAATATCTTTCCAATATGGGCTATTGGTGAATATCATCGACTTGTTCTTGGAGCATAG
- the LOC121793371 gene encoding beta-amyrin 28-monooxygenase-like: protein MELFYVSLLSAFVVAVSVSLHFLFSKPAASGLPPGRTGWPVIGESLEFLSTGWKGHPEKFIFDRIARYSSSVFRTHLLGERAAVFCGASGNKFLFSNENKLVRAWWPASVDKVFPSSSSSSSSQEEAIKMRRMLPGFFKPEALQRYVGIMDHIARRHFADGWEGRKEVVVFPLTKSYTFWLACRLFVSVEDPAHVDRLGGPFEKLASGLISVPVDLPGTPFNKAIKASNFIRNELLAIIKQRKVDLSDGLASPTQDILSHMLLTSDESGKFMHELDIADKILGLLIGGHDTASSACAFVVKYLAELPEIYEGVYKEQVEIANSKKEGETLNWDDIQKMKYSWNVACEVLRLAPPLQGAFREAMSDFMYNGFTIPKGWKIYWSANSTHINPECFPNPKKFDPSRYEGAGPAPYTFVPFGGGPRMCPGKEYARLEILVFMHHLVRRFRWEKIIPDEKIVVNPMPIPAKGLPIRLYPHKA, encoded by the exons ATGGAGCTCTTCTACGTCTCCCTCCTCTCCGCCTTCGTCGTCGCCGTCTCCGTCTCCCTCCACTTCCTTTTTTCCAAGCCGGCCGCGTCCGGCCTGCCCCCAGGCCGGACGGGCTGGCCAGTAATTGGAGAGAGCCTCGAGTTTCTCTCCACTGGCTGGAAGGGCCATCCGGAGAAGTTCATCTTCGACCGGATCGCCCGCTACTCCTCCTCCGTCTTCCGCACCCACCTCCTCGGCGAACGCGCCGCAGTTTTCTGCGGCGCGTCCGGCAACAAGTTCCTGTTCTCGAACGAGAACAAGCTCGTCCGCGCGTGGTGGCCCGCGTCGGTCGACAAGGTCTTCCCGTCCTCGTCCTCGTCCTCGTCGTCGCAGGAGGAGGCCATCAAGATGCGCCGGATGCTCCCCGGCTTCTTCAAGCCGGAGGCCCTCCAGCGCTACGTCGGGATCATGGACCACATCGCGCGGCGCCACTTCGCGGACGGGTGGGAGGGCCGGAAGGAGGTGGTGGTGTTCCCGCTCACGAAGAGCTACACGTTCTGGCTGGCGTGCAGGCTCTTCGTGAGCGTGGAGGATCCGGCCCACGTGGACCGGCTCGGGGGGCCGTTCGAGAAGCTGGCGTCCGGGCTGATCTCGGTCCCCGTGGATCTGCCCGGGACGCCTTTCAATAAGGCGATCAAAGCGTCCAATTTTATTAGGAACGAATTGCTGGCGATTATAAAGCAGCGGAAAGTGGACCTTAGCGACGGATTGGCGTCGCCCACTCAGGATATTTTGTCGCACATGCTGCTGACGAGTGATGAGAGTGGGAAGTTTATGCATGAGTTGGATATTGCTGACAAGATTTTGGGGCTGCTGATTGGTGGCCATGATACGGCTAGCTCTGCATGCGCCTTTGTTGTGAAATATCTGGCTGAGCTGCCTGAGATTTATGAAGGAGTCTACAAGG AACAAGTGGAAATTGCAAATTCGAAAAAGGAAGGAGAAACGCTAAACTGGGATGATatccaaaaaatgaaatattcatGGAATGTAGCATGTGAGGTTTTAAGACTTGCGCCGCCACTTCAGGGTGCTTTCAGAGAAGCCATGTCCGATTTCATGTACAATGGCTTCACTATCCCCAAGGGCTGGAAG ATCTATTGGAGTGCAAACTCGACACATATCAACCCGGAGTGCTTCCCCAATCCTAAGAAGTTTGACCCATCGAGATACGAGGGCGCGGGGCCCGCACCCTACACTTTTGTCCCATTCGGGGGAGGGCCAAGGATGTGCCCCGGGAAGGAGTACGCTCGGCTGGAGATCTTGGTGTTCATGCACCACCTAGTGAGGAGATTCCGATGGGAGAAAATCATCCCTGATGAGAAAATCGTCGTGAATCCGATGCCGATTCCGGCCAAGGGATTGCCTATCCGTCTTTACCCGCACAAAGCGTGA